TCGGTTTTATCTCTGTATAATTTTTCCATTACTTATTCGAGTTCACTATAAATaactgatttatttaataaaacgAATAAACGGTGAATTAtaaagcaatacagcttataaaatttaaatattcaaatataatagcaTCAGTAAataagcaaaaagtaaaatcacaaaaatactgaactcagaggaacgTGGCACGTGGATAGTTACCATGACGAAATTGAGATAACTTAGAGTCAGAACTTTTATGTATGATATCACACGATCATATAATTTATGCATTCGTCTcatcggccgattccgtactcTCATCTAACGGAGAGTAACGGATTCTACCGATGATTGCCGAATGATAATTTATGTTCCGATGTATGTTGTTGACTAATAATTCAGTTTATTATTTGCCTTGTGATTTTTCGTAGAAATGTGGATTAATTGCTAAAACATCTGTTTTCGATAAAATTGCATAGTTTATTTTtcatcataaatataaatatgggaaaaagctttaaataataatatgttttcAGAACGTACTGTATTTTGATAAAGAGGGTAAAAAGGGGGTTATGTGTGTACATTTTATGCGTTCTGGATTTACCTTACTGTTGAACGCcgttcggtgacctatagttctaTTTCATTTGGGGTCTTGTGGGGAGTTGtttctttggcaatcataccccatcttattatatattgttGTTAAATACTGCAACTGTCCAATTATAACAAAGATATTTGAAACACTTTTCCACTGTCTATACTCCAATATACaattagatctgtaaattttaatatgtgaaaaatttaagaaaaaatatgtatgacaTATTAAGTCTTGAAGCAGAAAGACCAACCATGTAATTTGCCCAGCTTTAATAGCCGTTTGCTCAGCCAGGCAATAACATACGCACATCGTTATCATATAGTAATATACGTATAAGACTGATTTTACcttttctttatttgtattttcaggaGGTCCATGGTTTGGTCATGGTGGTGGATATCATGGCCCAAAGTTTGGACACACAACATTTATTAAGAAAGGTGAGAAAGTAgaaatgatgtacatgtactagtatttcTGCTATTATGAGGAATACTTAGTACTCACAGTTAAAACAATCTTTTATTCAGTATATTATGTATGCCCAACAATAAGAATGTTGTTCGCTCtaacaaaaactttaattttattaataccaaacaaaaaaatatgtggtaGTATCAATTTacactcaaatataaaaaaaaaaggtatggaCAAAACAGAAGTATGCATAGTCTACTTTGATAATCGAATAGAAattagaaatgaataaaatattcgTTTTGTGTGAGTGTGTGTGTTTAGAACCAGAGAACTACATAAAACATTAACGAACGCCTGTTTAGAAGGGTGTATACGAAAAACATACTTTATAGAAAATTACTGACAATGCAATGACAAAAAGaacacaaaagacaaacaatagaacacaagaaaatatcagaaaaatcTGAAGAATGGACACGAACCTCTCCAAAAGCCGAGGATGTTACCAGGTGCTCcgtaagggtaagcagatcctgctacacATGTGACATCCCTCGTGTTGCTAATACAAGTACAAACACAGTAATTTACCATCAACTGTTAGATTTATGAGAAACATTTAAGATGTATTAAAGACGATCATTAATTTGGCTTGAGATATAATCATTGATGGGAATTTATGAGTTTATActtaatgaattatttttcttttgtagtaCCAGTTCgtaagtatttatatatttaattcaacttttaattcaacatttaaaaatttacctGATTTAGTTGTTGACTGTCTAAGAGAATATTAACATAATGTGTGTTATTAAGTTAAGTGTTTCTATACATTTGAAATCAAAGGTAACTAACGATATATgtgaatattgtttttcattaattgttTTACTGACAATTTTCCTCTTCACTTTGTTTTtgcaaattagatttttttcaacgAATATTGACTTCGAATTCTGATGTAAAGGTATTTTAAAGTAGAACAGATGATATTccataatttcaaaatgtacaGATCTGCGGGTATCACTGGAAAAGGTTCTATTATCatcattttcttcttctttcttTACAGCACACTTCATTCCAAAATTTATCCACAAACCTTGTAAGTATAGTGTTATTGTTAAAGTTATAATATAAGTGTCTTGATACacacttttttatgtttatgttttatgttgtgACTATGAGTCTCGTTAACCATACCTTTAAActtcatttacaaaaaatataaattttaccgTTATCTAgttaatcaatcaaattttaaattggtagtcaaaagtaaaatcacaaaaatactgaactcagaggaaaactaaaaaaaaaagtccggaaacaaatagcaaaatcaaaagcgcaaacacatcaaacgaaaggacatggtacagacattttctgaattaaaaactggtggattgaatctggttttaaTGCTAGCTttacctctcacttgtatgatagttgcttaaaattccattatattggcaacgatgtgtgaacaaaataatagacacaatatgtaaaaatcttaataggggtacagcagtcaacattgtggtATTATCCTAattactataaaacaaacagatatataaacaaacatgaaaCGATACAGAATCAATTGCTTAAAAACATATCGTAAGACTAAAATGATTTTCAGTCACACAAACTCACATGGACACAAAGGCAGGTTGAGCAGAAGACGACAAAAGACTGcaaagaaaaacattcaaaaactatttttctttgtaattcGAACTCAAATAAGCCGAAAAatctacacaaaaaaaaaataatcagacaaTCAATTAAATGTTCCGAACACAACTATCATACAAGATTTTGTTCCATTTCGTCGATTAGATAATGTTTAGTTAAGTAGTTGTAATGAGTTCAGCTAGTGATTCATTTAAAGtaacattgtcattttaatttaaattttcatctcTGGTTTTTTTCAGTCCCTGTTTACAAGAAATGTAAGTatagttttattaatataactGAAGCTTAATGTGAAAGAAAAGTATTCAAACTTtaccaaacattttatttacgtTCTTTACAGATACGAAAAAAACGCTTATTTCTTACGTTTGTCTATATATGTCAAGCGgttttttttctcctttctttTGTTCATCTAAAGCGTGTTTGGGTTTTGTTTGTCTCAATCGGATAAGATTTTTGTTTCGTCTAAAGCGTTTTCTATTTTGACCTTCATTAGGAATTCTTAAAccccaaaacatgataaattctTTTTAAACATGTCAGGAcctatttgaataatttaattttggatgtaacgcgtctccTGATTGGGTGACGTCGTTTGTTTAttagctcatagacataattttgtcaagtgaccgtgacgtcatcaacgttttttcatgatttacttcggttcaaaatgaaatttagaattaaattataagaaataactgtgATATTCTATCCGTCTATTCGAGATAACACAAAAATGTGGTGTACACTTAataataactttttatattcaaaatatctatGCAGCAATATTCAATACAATTTGTATATTCATATACGACtcttaaatatattaaataaagctGTCGACTAACTCCACAAACCATGCGCGTCCTTTAAGATAAATACGCTTCATATTTACGACAAAAATTAAGCAAAATTAGAATATCCCATTTAAAACAATACAGGGCATGGcgttttgataaattataattgtataatgtatACGTAAGCAGGAACAAGGCGTCAAACTATTAGTAAAGTTAGGCATGGAAAACGTTGTATATCATTATTTCATATGCCAATTAGACATATTCAAATCTATTTACAGTACAAATTGTTGAGCtattaccaataaaaacaaaataaaatatccataATTATTTCTACTTTTGAATGGATCACCAcgattttttgtgaaattaaCATATTCTATTCCTTGGGGTGTGTTTAAATGATATGTTCCCAGATGACAAACATCGTGTTTTATTGTTTCCATCTATTACTACTCCGGATTGcatagaaaatatgaaaataacatgTGAATGGCgatgaaaaaaacccaattcCTCTCCTAATGTcaaatttagaaatatatttctATCTAGGAACTTGATATCATTTATAACTTTAACATGATTAAATGTAATTACAGATCGAGTTCTCGTTTTGGTCCGTTTGACCGACTTTTTGCAGTATTATGAGTCTTAGTCTCAGAAAAAATATTCTAGTCTCGACTTTCATTATTATGCCTAAATTGCATTATTTTTCCATGATGAaatatattgaacatttttattgtatatcTTTGACATTCTTACAAGCgataattataaatgttttgttacaGGGCCAGTACCAATCGTTCAAAAGATTcctatgtttaaaactatcattgtGAAAGAAAAAGTGGCAGTACCAAAACCATGTAAGTATTAAGCCttcattaaaaagaaatgtctattttaaacgttttgttatttgattttgccatgtgataatggactttccgaattgatgtTCCtataagttcagtatttttgtggttttactttttaaatcgAATTATCAAACTATTGAGTGaagcaagaaaacaaaacattattttttaatttcatgatttaAACAAGATAGATTAAGTGCAGAAAACGAAGTAAGACactttgtttgaaaaaagttaaatcataaaaatactgaactccgaggaaaaatcaaagaggaaagttcctaatcaactgtccaaatcaaaagctgaaacacttcaaacgaatggataataactgtcatattcctgacttaataCAGgacttttcaaatgtatttcatTGTACTCTTAGTTGTTCCTTTCTTTCCGATTCCCGATTACAGTtgaatagaatttaaaaaaaaaatgtggagaTATCATGAgagcaacaaaaaataaaagttggaGAAAAACAGATTTTACTCTGACAGACATAAAATACCCCGGAAAGAACATACATCAGTTTTGTACACTAAAATATTatgaacacaaaattcaaaGTATTAATTGACACGAATTCGATCAAAATGTGGTTGAACTAATTTGTTTCCGGAATGAAAAGCAGGGTTACATGAATGATGGTACCCATGTAGTTGCTTACAACGGGTTTAACCTGATTGTAAAGTCGCATATTAAATATACTCTACACAAGGGAGGTTATCAGGCAAAACACGAATAACTTTACCATCGCTTTGTAATAGTGTGTACATTTTCTAAACCTTGTTTTGACATGCTATTTTACAATCGATACCAGAGCATAAATATGGAACCGTTAACCTTCATATCGATAAACGACATCGATATcgataaataaaagcaacagtagtataccgttgtatCAAAGTCGTGAATAGgttgagagaaaaaaacctcGAGTTACAAATATACctatatatttaactgtgaTATCGGTTAACCAcctttatatttgatttgatatcGATAAACCACCTTTACATTCTTTAATTTGATATCGATGACCGACCTTGATATCTTTTTAATCGTGATATTTTTCTCTTCCAGTCCCAGTATATGTACCAAAAGAAGTCATCAGATATGTAACAAAGGAAGGTAAACTCAAATAATCATATATCgttagggttttttttttgtaattagttTTGATATCAACTTCAGATAGAATAACTAAATTGAGTTTCAAAATAGTTCACGGAAGCCGtaaagttattttcatttactaaAATCACACTGTTTGGGTGTGTTTATGCAAATACTTTATCCCAAGCAATAGCGAGGGAtaaaacaagaatataaaaGCATCATTCCGAATTCTgaattcataacttttttaaatggaaattttataAGTTATCCTTAAGGTGGATGCTTATCATTAATCTGAATGCGCAAGCCGCATTTTATCGTCAATAACATGAACCAACTACATAcatgacatttatatttatttgtatcattttatttcagttgAAGTACCAAGACCACATTTCGGTAAGTTGATAAAACTAGTTTAATTTAAAGAACATGCAAAATCAGTTGAGACAAGTAAATACTCTAACGTgaagaaatataatttatgcAATGGCTACATCGTTTAACATCTTAGCTTCATAAGTAAAATAGTAATTGACactttgagagagaaaaaataaatatccaccttatttttttaattttgcatatcTCACATTGTTGGCTTTTCATCCCTTGcgaaaaagaaaaagtaaaatcacaaaaatactgaactccgaggtaaattcaaaatctcacaaaagacaaatatttcGTCAGTGttcatcttttctttttatcaaaatagtccctagaaaaatgtatatatacatacgCATACAGATAATAGACCATTTTGTGTTGATTTGTATATTACAATGGAATATTCACCAACCTTTCAGTTAAAGTACCACAACCTTTCCCAGTTATCCAAACCAAAGTTGTAGAAAAAATTGTACCAAAGAAAGTTAATGTACCTTTCGGAGTACCAGTTCAAGGTATGTATATTATTCTCTGGAAAAATTATGTTATGATTATCAATTTAATCTCAAAATGTGATACATATATTGACATTTTCAAcgaattttatatcattaatttaGACCAAATCTTAACAAACAAGAAATACAAGTTAATTCATATGCCATTACATTTGTGATACTATAATTATAAAGtcagaaaaatatggaatttaagattggataaaaataatattgaaatatcactGTTTTACAATAACTTCATTCGAGAACACATTTTACTGTTTACTAATTTAATGCATAATTTATTTCTCTTTGTATgaaaaaagtttcaaatgaataatataTGTTTGATTGTTATCGTTTCAGTTCCCGTTCCAGACCCAGGTGAGAATCTTCTACCTAAAGAaatcatcatttttattttttccattttttctcaatttttattttttatttccattatcTATAAGATATGCAAATTCCATcccgatttttttgtatattctaCTGTAGGACTAACGTAAGCTATGAGAAAATAAGAATCATGTAAGATCGTACAAAAACttcataataatataattattgtacCTGTAATAGTAAacaatgatttcttttttttatgctaAATGTTTTCtccatacaaatatatattataactatATATCATATAGCCAAAGTTTAATCGGAAATTGATAATAAAACCGTGTATCTCTTTAAATCATAACACTTGAATGtatgtttataatatattacCTTATTGTTTTGGACAGGAGTCCATCAACGCCACTTGCCTGATCCTGTCAATAAATTTTGTTATGCGAATCACACACACAAAAACCAGAAAGACAAGAACAAACtactttaaacaaatgtttaaaaccaTACACTACCTTtgtgattatttaatttcagtaCCAGTCTTTCCCCAACAAGTAAACACTGCTCCAGTCGATTTGGGTACCCAAGTTATTGGTAAGATTTTCGCTATTacttattcataattttatggacgccatcacgagttggttgaccgttacaaAAATAatcgtttcacagatgatatcggatatgttctttgtgtcgttactacaatcccaTTTCATAtccacgaatgtgacctactgaattatactatttaccggagtttgtaataacatgatcaCCACGACGGGTGCCAGATGTGCAGCAAACTTTACCTTTCCAaggcacctgagatcacccaatTTCGCGTTGCTtgatctttagttttctttgttgtctCTTGCgtactgttatttgtctgtttgtgttttacttttttaaccATATGAGTAGAAAGTGAATTCAGCTTACTCATCTGTAAGCTTTGAAGCAATAGTTTCTGAAGAATTCGTTTTGTATATGCCATGTAAAAGGAGTGAGATGTTGTTCTTCTGTATTTTTGATATCTAGGTAAccaaaaaagtataataaaaaaattgttgatattCGCTTGACGATACATTTAAAGTCCGTCCGTATGGTCTTAACGTTTTTAAGCTATACTGTTTTTGACTGGTATACACTTAAAATGTGGTTTTAAACTATCAGTATTAAAGGgaaatatgattttgaaataactCTGTTAATCTTCTGTTCACTTGAAAATCGCAGATAATGGATTTGGTGGTCACCAAGGCGGAGGTGGTGGCGGCGGTGGTCATGGAGGTAATATTCTCCCGGTCCCATTAAACGGCGGAGGCGGTCAATGGGACCAAGGACTAGGAGGTGGAGCCGGCGGTCAATGGGATCAAGGTTTCGCAGGCGGAGCTGGAGGACAATGGGACCAAGGAGTAGGTGGCGGAGCAGGAGGACAATGGGACCAAGGATTAGGAGGCGGAGCTGGAGGTCACGGCGGACAATGGGACCAAGGAGTAGGAGGTGGTCAGAATTTTGGACGTAAgtcaaaaatatcatattcaaaAATGAATGGCTGGAATCTTTTTTTGAGTACTCAAAGATCTGAATTTTCTCAGAACCTCGAAGCACACACGTAAAACACTGATATCTTTTTATTAGGTTAAGACGAAAATCGCCgtgttttgaaataagttttaagGACTTTACTCCTTTACATAGAtgatcattttatttcttttgtaatcttacaattatttagttttatatacaCTATTGCGAaatttaatacaataataattctttcccattaatgtatattttgaattgcCTAACTGAAAAATCtagaactataaaaaaaaaaaaaatctatgaaaaaacGCATGGGCTATCACGTTTATGAGGTAAAGACTCTCACTTTGTCTAAGTACCTTAATATTTTCtgaagagaaaaataaaaataaaatttcaaatatttttttatctcattATCAACGTGTTACAAATCTTATTAAAGTTCacactttgaaaataatttgaaaataaaatatacatatttgtccACACTACAAACGTACGGTCGTGTTATTATAGCAATTAAATGCTAATGAACTAGAGTCAGACATAAACGTCTCTCCCCTATCACATAGCAAATCATCCGTGAATGAATAGAGTAAATTCatattggttttattttaataacagcAACTAGGGGTGATATGTCAGTTAATTGTGAGTAAAGATACATCAAAAGTATTCATGCATGCTAATTAAACCCAATATTTAGAGCATCACAGGGTAGCAAGCATGTACGTCAGAGAGATAGACATGTATGAATTCCCATGTGAAATATTTGAAACCTATTGCACTGATTATTTTCTAGCATGTTATTATACACAAATGAAATTGTCTCAATTTGTTTTCCCtaccaaataattttcaaatagtatttataattgtgcaaattaaattttaacgttatatattttatttaactcAGTTTAGATATTTTGTTCTCCCTTCCTATTGTATATACGTTATTTGTTGATAAAGTATCTTGCTTGGTAGTAATTAATGGAAATCTTAAAAATTTCCTGCTATATTTTCagtgtttaaaacaaaatggtaCCGATATTAAATGTATGACAAATCTAGAGAGAAcaatttcccgccaaatttgTTGCTGCATACATCATTATAAAAAAGGACTtatatcttgatttttttctgctttataAGTTCCAACAACTGTAGATTatcaatttatatcaaatttcttACTTTTAAAGCATTGCTATTTAGAAACAAAGTATCGGAAATCctcaaataatataaattactTTATTTCAGTCGGACCTGATCCATTTGCACAAGGAGGTAAGTCGAAATCTTGATATGTTTGATTCTGAGAGCTATATCATTATACtctataaaatgttatattgaaGTCATGAACATGACATTTATAATTCATAGTTATTGCAAAAATATtggtttgtatattttaaaatcaatatcacATTGAACACGTTCGATAGTCAAACTGATATTCAGTGAAGCGTTTACAATCACCATTTTAGTCAAAGAACTAACCCAAAGTTAACATTGGACGCcgataatttataaaagaaaatcagttaatttattttattattcatcGAACTGGTTTAGcaattgtcaatttaaaaagCACGTTTAAACACCGTATTTATGTCGACTCCAATAACTTAGTATATGCAGTCTcaatgaaaacttgaaaatcaaactttcatttCATGCGCCTAGAATGCCTCTCTGTGATAACCGTCATCGAGAACCCTCAAACTAAATAATTTGACAGACTATGATAAATGCGTAGCAACATAAGGGACTTTATGATGATAAGGGACATTTAATAAAAACCAGATCTTTTTAGTTTCATCTTTGCCGGGGATCGATTGACATGCACTCAAcatctcttttattttttttttaatttatggaattttttactttaaaggTGCTGACTTTTTGGGAGGCGGAGGAGGTAGGTCACTTGACGATGTCACAAATATCATATAATCTATCAATTATTCATTTCTACCATTGCGTCACATGTATCATATAATCTATCAATTATCCATTTCTACAATTGCAAATTTCTTGTTTCTATAAACTGAATTTAATGTTCATGTATTTACTTACCACAGCTTGCATTGACTTATACATGAAATAGCAGTTTGTAactaaatgaatataaaaatgtagtAAAAATGTACTATAGAAACAAGAAAATTTGCAAATTGATTGGGTGCGATGGTATTAACACGAACTTATTTTGTCAAGAGCTTCTTTTGTCATGAGCTTGAACTTATTTTTTAACGAGCTTGAGCTTTATTTTTACGAGCTTATTTTTTCACTGGTATGctagtaaaataattttgaactgAAACTGTCATTTTGATCTAAACATGTCTAACAAGACTGAACAATTAATTGAAAAGTCATTGTCAATCTTGCAGTCATTTCACTGCGGTAAATGTAGACACATTGCTTGCTATTAACTTACATCCGTTCAATCTATTTTTAGACTGTTCAATTGTTGGTATTTAATTATACAAATCAACGAAGTACTAAACAGTCCGAAAAGTTTCTGAACATTATTAGATTAgcttcaaaagaaaaaaaaatctgaaaaaaagtcCTATTTCTTAACAAGACTATGTGTTAAGGTTCAGAAATTAagaacaaaatgacattttcagaattttaattcatttactgGTTGAATGTTTGAAGGAAGAGGTACggaactgaaaaataaaacaacattcaAATCCTTGCATATTTATCTGTGGGGAAGATTAGCTTTCTGTGAAGTCCTAAAACATGTttcaattcaaaacaatttgCGATTTTAAGCGTTGTTTCATTAAACAAGATGAGCAGTCATATCTGAAAAGATATTTCATCTTAATCAACGTATATTTAGGTTCCTTTTTGGCTGATATTGATTTTCATATCTAATGATATGATAGAAGATTTAAAAGTGAGGCAATTTACGTTTTCAGTTTTTTAGTATCAGATTGAAAGATACTTACGTAAACTGTCTTAAATTCAATGATATTTTCTTTGGCGGATAACAATAAGGTCAATCAAtgtctttaaaacaaaagaagtaTGTTTTAACTTATATGTTGATAATAAAGCGT
This is a stretch of genomic DNA from Mytilus trossulus isolate FHL-02 chromosome 6, PNRI_Mtr1.1.1.hap1, whole genome shotgun sequence. It encodes these proteins:
- the LOC134720565 gene encoding uncharacterized protein LOC134720565, coding for MFKTIIVKEKVAVPKPFPVYVPKEVIRYVTKEVEVPRPHFVKVPQPFPVIQTKVVEKIVPKKVNVPFGVPVQVPVPDPVPVFPQQVNTAPVDLGTQVIDNGFGGHQGGGGGGGGHGGNILPVPLNGGGGQWDQGLGGGAGGQWDQGFAGGAGGQWDQGVGGGAGGQWDQGLGGGAGGHGGQWDQGVGGGQNFGPTRGDMSVNFGPDPFAQGGADFLGGGGVGGTINQDLWGLNPVLDGGQNSHAGGKKL